In Terriglobus sp. TAA 43, a single window of DNA contains:
- the hpnE gene encoding hydroxysqualene dehydroxylase HpnE, protein MSVPSFDVVVVGAGLAGLAAASSLSAAGASVLILERKPFVGGRAYSYEHPALHEEIDCQHVLLGCCTNLIDLCAKSGVADRIRWYDELTFLQPGNAPRTRLKPGGMPAPFHTSFDFLRAPMLSMKDKVAVARGLMEFLRGYPQNDNESFATWLKRTGQTEGAIKHLWEPVIVGALNDSFENCSTKYAGQVFHESFLKSAEGGRLGIPTLPLSQFYGYVAEQCVRQGAELRLSQSVTALQRDGDAWHVSTSEGGFAAHDVILATNFHQTASLLPQSNYAFQNFKNAPITTVHLWFDRQITELDHAVLLDTGIQWLFHKSRIRSWAEARGSYCELVISASFAQLHQTREAIFSNALRELAMFFPAVKETKLVKSGILKEARATFSVTPGLDAYRPKQATGLPGLFVAGDWTATEWPSTMEGAVRSGRLAAEALSISAGQNARFLTHEPSASGLMQWIAARR, encoded by the coding sequence GTGAGTGTGCCGTCGTTTGATGTTGTGGTTGTTGGTGCAGGATTAGCTGGTCTTGCCGCAGCATCTTCATTGTCTGCGGCAGGGGCTTCAGTGCTCATCCTGGAGCGAAAGCCCTTTGTCGGCGGCCGTGCATATTCCTATGAGCATCCGGCTCTGCATGAAGAGATCGATTGCCAGCATGTGCTGCTGGGATGCTGTACCAATCTGATCGACCTGTGCGCGAAATCAGGTGTTGCAGATCGCATCCGCTGGTATGACGAACTTACTTTCCTGCAGCCGGGGAATGCGCCGCGCACACGTTTGAAGCCGGGCGGCATGCCTGCGCCATTTCATACTTCGTTTGATTTCCTTCGCGCGCCCATGTTGTCTATGAAGGACAAGGTTGCAGTCGCGCGCGGATTGATGGAGTTTCTGCGTGGCTATCCACAGAACGATAATGAGAGCTTTGCTACATGGTTGAAGCGCACCGGACAAACAGAGGGCGCGATTAAGCATCTTTGGGAACCCGTCATCGTAGGTGCATTGAACGATAGTTTTGAAAACTGTTCAACGAAGTACGCCGGACAGGTCTTTCACGAATCGTTCTTGAAATCAGCAGAAGGTGGACGTCTTGGAATCCCAACTTTGCCCCTGTCGCAGTTCTACGGTTACGTGGCGGAGCAGTGTGTGCGGCAGGGTGCCGAGCTTCGGCTGTCGCAATCAGTGACCGCGCTGCAACGTGACGGTGATGCGTGGCACGTGAGCACCTCCGAAGGTGGCTTTGCTGCACATGACGTGATTCTGGCAACCAACTTTCATCAGACGGCAAGCCTACTGCCGCAATCGAATTACGCATTTCAGAACTTCAAGAACGCGCCGATAACAACGGTTCATCTCTGGTTCGATCGTCAGATTACGGAGTTGGATCATGCCGTGTTATTGGATACCGGCATCCAGTGGCTGTTTCACAAGTCGCGCATCCGTAGTTGGGCTGAGGCACGCGGAAGCTATTGTGAACTGGTGATCTCGGCATCCTTTGCGCAACTTCATCAGACACGCGAGGCAATCTTCTCCAACGCGTTGCGCGAACTTGCCATGTTCTTTCCTGCAGTGAAAGAAACGAAGTTGGTGAAGAGCGGCATCCTGAAGGAAGCGCGAGCCACTTTCTCCGTCACGCCAGGACTTGATGCGTATCGTCCCAAGCAGGCGACCGGGCTCCCAGGGCTGTTCGTTGCGGGCGACTGGACCGCTACGGAGTGGCCCTCCACCATGGAAGGCGCGGTACGCAGCGGGCGTCTGGCGGCAGAGGCGCTGAGCATTTCCGCCGGTCAGAATGCGCGCTTCCTTACCCACGAGCCGTCGGCATCCGGTCTGATGCAGTGGATCGCGGCTCGCCGTTAA
- a CDS encoding phytoene/squalene synthase family protein, with protein sequence MQRTVQLEAAYAECCAIAKREAKNFYYGFLALPKHKREAMCAVYAFMRRADDISDDESFSLETRRIQMAAWLASWNGFRSASFHDEAPVLPEDKRDHAVFLAVADVQQRFGVSDRLLEQLIAGTTMDLKAEAPEGVVRLQLDGRTVDVYETMQALEGYCYLVASVVGLTTIRIFGYRDHVAEDHAEKIGLAFQLTNILRDVKEDAERGRVYLPEDLLAKHKLTPQDVLTASASGEMGPALRALLAEVGTRAEQYYAATENLIPLLDRDSRPAMRVLTSIYHLLLKEIVAHNYDVLRQRVSVSSGRKMRVLAGGMVRALLARGGAA encoded by the coding sequence ATGCAGCGCACGGTACAACTTGAAGCCGCGTACGCAGAGTGCTGCGCAATAGCCAAGCGGGAAGCGAAGAACTTCTACTATGGCTTTCTTGCGTTGCCAAAGCATAAACGCGAGGCTATGTGTGCGGTTTATGCCTTTATGCGCCGCGCCGATGACATCAGCGACGATGAAAGTTTTTCGCTCGAAACACGTCGCATCCAAATGGCCGCATGGCTTGCGTCATGGAATGGATTTCGGAGTGCGTCGTTTCACGATGAAGCACCGGTCCTCCCCGAAGATAAGCGCGATCATGCCGTCTTCCTTGCGGTAGCGGATGTGCAGCAGAGGTTTGGTGTGTCTGACCGACTGTTGGAACAGTTGATCGCAGGCACAACGATGGACTTAAAAGCAGAGGCACCGGAAGGTGTTGTTCGTCTGCAATTGGATGGGCGCACAGTAGACGTTTACGAGACGATGCAGGCATTGGAAGGCTACTGCTATCTGGTCGCGTCGGTGGTTGGGCTCACGACGATCCGCATCTTTGGTTATCGCGATCATGTCGCAGAGGATCATGCAGAAAAGATCGGCCTTGCGTTTCAGTTGACGAATATCCTGCGTGACGTGAAGGAGGATGCAGAACGTGGCCGCGTGTATCTTCCAGAAGACTTGCTGGCAAAGCATAAATTGACGCCGCAGGATGTGCTGACAGCATCTGCAAGTGGTGAGATGGGTCCCGCGTTGCGTGCATTGCTCGCGGAAGTGGGCACGCGTGCGGAGCAGTACTATGCAGCGACAGAGAACCTGATTCCGCTGCTTGATCGCGATAGCCGGCCTGCCATGCGAGTTCTTACCTCGATCTATCACTTGCTGTTGAAAGAAATCGTCGCGCACAACTATGACGTATTGCGGCAACGGGTGAGTGTTTCCAGCGGACGCAAGATGCGTGTGTTGGCTGGCGGAATGGTGCGCGCTCTGCTGGCTCGTGGAGGAGCGGCGTGA
- the hpnC gene encoding squalene synthase HpnC: MTSVAEQRLEGAPAELLEPTTHPSLEEAQAWCKALAESHYENFHVATAFLPKPLRPHFHAVYAFCRVSDDLGDEVADTATATRLLHTWREMLDECYDTPELSRHPVFVALRPTIVACDLPKKPFADLIAAFEQDQVKTRFATLAEDEEYSVYSANPVGSLVLYLCGYREPALHALSDKTCTALQLANFWQDVGEDLRQRDRIYLPLDRMEKFGVTEADLRSGRETDRYRAMLQELCMDTRAMLLEGAPLIDRVDRELAATLRLFTQGGLAILDAIAAIGYNTLSQRPEVSKAAKLKLLLGAGLSKLGVHRGSRGLR, from the coding sequence ATGACTTCCGTAGCAGAACAGCGTCTGGAAGGCGCTCCAGCGGAACTGTTGGAGCCAACCACGCACCCTTCTCTGGAGGAGGCGCAGGCTTGGTGCAAGGCGCTGGCCGAGTCGCACTACGAGAACTTTCATGTAGCGACGGCGTTTCTGCCGAAGCCGCTGCGTCCGCATTTTCATGCGGTATATGCCTTCTGTCGTGTGTCCGACGACTTGGGTGATGAAGTCGCCGATACGGCAACAGCCACGCGTCTTCTGCACACGTGGCGCGAGATGTTGGACGAGTGCTACGACACGCCGGAGTTGTCGCGGCATCCTGTTTTTGTTGCCCTGCGGCCTACGATTGTGGCGTGTGATCTGCCGAAGAAACCGTTTGCCGATCTCATCGCTGCTTTTGAGCAGGATCAGGTGAAGACGCGCTTTGCCACGCTGGCCGAAGACGAAGAGTACTCCGTGTATTCCGCGAATCCGGTGGGTTCGCTGGTGCTGTATCTGTGTGGCTATCGCGAGCCTGCGTTGCATGCATTGAGCGACAAGACGTGCACCGCGTTGCAGCTTGCGAATTTCTGGCAGGACGTAGGCGAAGACCTTCGTCAGCGCGACCGCATCTATCTGCCGCTGGATCGCATGGAGAAGTTTGGCGTGACCGAAGCGGATCTTCGAAGTGGACGCGAGACAGACCGATATCGTGCGATGTTGCAGGAGCTCTGCATGGACACACGCGCGATGTTACTCGAAGGCGCGCCGTTGATTGATCGTGTTGACCGCGAACTTGCTGCGACGCTGCGACTATTTACGCAGGGTGGACTTGCCATCCTAGATGCGATTGCGGCTATTGGATACAACACGCTCAGTCAGCGACCGGAAGTCAGCAAGGCTGCAAAGTTGAAACTGTTGCTTGGAGCCGGACTGAGCAAGCTAGGTGTGCATCGGGGATCGCGGGGGCTTCGCTGA
- a CDS encoding zinc-binding dehydrogenase, giving the protein MAKTMQAVVLHGREDLRLETVSVPEIGPGELLVRVGAALTCGTDLKVFRRGYHAKMLVPPTLFGHEIAGTIVAMGEGVAGFQPGDRVVASNSAPCGSCLFCRRDQPNLCSDLLFSNGAYAEYIRIPERIVQKNTLHIPDGVPFEHAALMEPLACVVLGLEQCFPKPGDTLVVIGAGPIGLMFIRTAHISGCRVIAVVKRDDQIASAKRFGADEVVQITEGVDTVAVVRALTPENEGADIVVECVATPATWEQSVEMVRKGGTVNFFGGPPSGTVVALDTNRLHYGDITLKATFHHTPATNRRAFELITSGRMHAEDFITATAPLSDVPNVFAKMLVRSDNRMLDIKTAILPGSAA; this is encoded by the coding sequence ATGGCAAAGACGATGCAAGCCGTAGTTCTCCATGGCAGGGAAGACCTGCGGCTGGAGACCGTTTCTGTTCCGGAAATTGGTCCCGGAGAGCTCCTGGTGCGTGTTGGCGCAGCTTTGACCTGTGGGACGGACCTGAAGGTCTTCCGTCGCGGGTACCACGCCAAAATGCTGGTCCCGCCCACGCTTTTTGGCCATGAGATCGCCGGAACGATCGTAGCCATGGGTGAGGGAGTCGCCGGTTTTCAGCCGGGTGACCGCGTCGTGGCGTCGAACTCGGCACCTTGCGGATCATGCCTGTTCTGTCGACGCGATCAGCCAAACCTGTGCAGCGATCTGCTGTTCAGTAACGGCGCTTATGCCGAGTACATCCGTATTCCAGAACGCATTGTTCAGAAGAACACCCTGCATATCCCGGATGGCGTCCCGTTCGAACACGCTGCCCTGATGGAACCGCTGGCGTGTGTTGTCCTGGGCTTGGAGCAGTGTTTTCCCAAGCCCGGCGACACGCTGGTGGTCATCGGAGCGGGGCCGATCGGACTCATGTTCATCCGTACCGCGCACATCAGCGGATGTCGCGTAATTGCCGTGGTGAAGCGCGATGACCAGATTGCCAGCGCGAAGCGGTTCGGCGCAGACGAAGTTGTCCAAATCACAGAAGGCGTCGATACCGTTGCGGTTGTGCGTGCGCTGACACCTGAAAACGAAGGCGCAGACATTGTGGTGGAGTGCGTCGCCACACCTGCCACTTGGGAGCAGTCCGTGGAGATGGTGCGCAAGGGGGGCACTGTGAACTTCTTCGGTGGCCCGCCCAGCGGCACGGTTGTGGCGTTGGATACCAACCGCCTACATTATGGCGACATTACTCTGAAGGCCACGTTCCATCACACGCCTGCAACCAACCGTCGCGCCTTTGAGTTGATCACCAGCGGACGCATGCATGCGGAAGATTTCATTACTGCGACCGCACCGTTGAGTGATGTGCCTAATGTTTTCGCGAAGATGCTGGTGCGGAGCGACAACCGCATGCTCGACATCAAGACGGCCATCCTGCCTGGGAGTGCGGCATGA
- a CDS encoding ABC transporter permease, whose amino-acid sequence MKFVSPTEFAKDKLWSVQEYSLLCGRSIGSLFSRPIYFSDIFTQMDSIGIGSLPIVILSGFFTGCVLALQSVSSLKEFGAVSMTGTLVSLSMVKELGPVLTGLMVSGRNASGMASELGSMKVTEQLDAMRALGVDPVRKLVAPRVSATVFMLFWLTVISDAVGMLGGGLVGVFMLGLNAHSYWRNSYRALNYGDVVQGMTKPVFFGFIIATVGCYFGVSTKGGTQGVGKATTQAVVVSSVMIIVMDFLISRLTIGIFGR is encoded by the coding sequence ATGAAGTTTGTTTCGCCAACTGAATTTGCAAAAGACAAGCTGTGGTCCGTGCAGGAGTATTCCCTGCTCTGCGGTCGCTCCATTGGCTCTCTTTTTTCGCGCCCCATCTATTTTTCGGACATATTCACGCAGATGGATTCCATCGGCATCGGATCACTTCCCATCGTGATCCTGTCGGGCTTTTTCACCGGTTGCGTTCTGGCGCTGCAATCTGTTTCATCGCTCAAAGAGTTTGGCGCCGTCTCGATGACTGGCACGCTTGTTTCGCTCTCCATGGTGAAGGAGCTTGGCCCAGTGCTGACGGGCCTGATGGTCTCCGGCCGTAATGCCTCAGGCATGGCCAGCGAACTAGGCTCCATGAAGGTGACGGAACAACTGGACGCCATGCGCGCCCTCGGCGTCGATCCCGTCCGCAAATTGGTTGCGCCACGCGTTTCCGCGACGGTGTTCATGCTCTTCTGGCTTACGGTCATTTCCGACGCAGTAGGCATGCTCGGCGGTGGACTCGTCGGCGTGTTCATGCTGGGCCTGAACGCACACTCTTACTGGCGCAACAGCTATCGTGCCCTGAACTACGGCGACGTGGTCCAGGGTATGACCAAGCCTGTCTTCTTTGGGTTCATTATCGCCACGGTGGGCTGCTATTTTGGCGTCAGCACCAAGGGTGGAACCCAGGGCGTGGGTAAAGCCACCACTCAGGCCGTCGTGGTGTCCTCTGTGATGATCATCGTGATGGACTTCCTTATTAGCCGCCTCACCATCGGCATCTTTGGGCGGTGA
- a CDS encoding ABC transporter ATP-binding protein — MPEGKPKEPVLEVQNVSIAFDSNRVLNDVSFTLYNGETCVLLGPAGGGKSVLLKIINGLIPPDSGSIRIFGQEITTMKQQELFQMRRRVGMVFQESALFDSMNVEDNVAYRLNEEGVDPTEAHKRVEESLEFVELSQAINKFPSELSGGMRRRVSIARALITKPDLILYDSPTGGLDPITSTTIVELILKQRDESHTASVMITHRLQDAFFLATHHWDSATKSAQLIPDGGVDNSTKFLVLNEGRVVFDGSTLELTHTEDPWLQNFLS; from the coding sequence ATGCCTGAAGGAAAACCTAAAGAACCAGTGCTCGAGGTTCAAAACGTCAGCATTGCCTTCGATAGCAATCGTGTTCTCAATGACGTCAGCTTCACGCTCTACAACGGCGAAACCTGCGTCCTGCTTGGGCCCGCAGGCGGCGGCAAGAGCGTTCTGCTGAAGATCATCAATGGATTGATCCCACCGGACAGCGGTAGCATCCGCATCTTCGGTCAGGAGATCACCACCATGAAGCAGCAGGAACTCTTCCAGATGCGGCGCCGCGTGGGCATGGTCTTTCAGGAGTCTGCTCTGTTTGACTCGATGAATGTGGAAGACAACGTCGCCTACCGTCTGAACGAAGAAGGTGTCGATCCAACCGAAGCGCACAAACGAGTCGAAGAGTCATTGGAGTTCGTGGAACTGAGCCAGGCGATCAACAAATTTCCGTCAGAACTCTCGGGCGGCATGCGGCGTCGCGTTTCCATCGCACGCGCGTTGATCACCAAACCAGACTTGATCCTCTACGATTCGCCCACCGGCGGCCTGGACCCCATCACATCCACAACGATTGTAGAGCTCATCCTGAAGCAGCGTGACGAATCGCACACTGCCTCCGTGATGATCACACATCGTCTGCAGGACGCGTTCTTCCTGGCCACGCATCATTGGGATAGTGCCACAAAATCGGCACAACTCATCCCGGATGGCGGCGTGGATAACAGCACGAAATTTCTGGTGCTGAACGAAGGACGAGTCGTTTTCGACGGGTCCACGTTGGAGCTGACTCACACCGAAGACCCGTGGTTGCAGAACTTCCTCTCGTAA
- a CDS encoding dienelactone hydrolase family protein — protein sequence MIVAPHEYVTLDTPYGPMRTHIVRPAAPGKYPGLVFYSEIFQITEPIRRTAAFLAGHGYVVAMPEVYHEFLPAGEVLAYDQAGSDVGNKYKYEKELASYDADTRAVLDHLKSREDCTGELGAIGICLGGHLSFRAAFEPDVRATVCFYGTDIHKGSLGKGQNDDSLARAAEIKGELLMIWGRQDPHIPLEGRRTILARLDELNLRFAWHEVNGAHAFMRDEGARYDPELAMHLYRETLDLFARRLGQGDR from the coding sequence GTGATCGTTGCGCCGCATGAGTATGTAACCCTCGATACCCCCTATGGCCCCATGCGCACGCACATTGTGCGTCCGGCTGCTCCGGGAAAATATCCGGGGCTGGTGTTTTATTCGGAGATCTTCCAGATCACAGAACCTATCCGTCGTACCGCTGCGTTTCTTGCCGGGCACGGCTATGTGGTCGCCATGCCCGAGGTTTACCACGAGTTTCTGCCGGCGGGAGAAGTGCTGGCCTATGACCAGGCTGGCAGCGATGTGGGCAACAAGTACAAGTATGAGAAGGAACTGGCCAGCTATGACGCGGATACACGAGCTGTGCTGGATCATCTGAAATCACGTGAGGATTGCACTGGCGAGCTTGGTGCCATTGGCATCTGCCTTGGTGGGCACCTGTCGTTCCGTGCTGCCTTTGAGCCAGATGTGCGGGCCACGGTGTGCTTCTATGGCACAGACATTCACAAGGGATCGCTGGGCAAGGGACAGAACGACGATTCGTTAGCGCGTGCGGCGGAGATCAAGGGCGAGTTGCTGATGATCTGGGGACGGCAGGATCCGCACATTCCGCTGGAAGGACGCCGCACGATCCTTGCTCGTTTGGACGAGTTGAACCTGCGCTTTGCATGGCACGAGGTGAACGGAGCACATGCGTTTATGCGCGATGAAGGTGCACGGTACGATCCTGAACTGGCCATGCATCTTTACCGAGAGACGCTGGATCTTTTTGCGCGTCGATTGGGCCAGGGCGACCGATAG
- a CDS encoding glycosyltransferase family 2 protein: MSSQEAAHTGSLELTVVMPCLNEAETLAVCVDKAMAALRENNIAGEVVVADNGSTDGSQQIATDHGARVVNVPIRGYGAALNAGILAAEGKYVLMADADDSYNFAHIPRFLEKLRNGADLVMGNRFAGGIGPGAMPPLHKYLGNPVLSWMGRTLFHTPVGDFHCGIRAFSKSAYESLALRTTGMEFASEMVVKASLQKQNIVEVPTTLQKDGRSRPPHLKTWRDGWRHFRFLLLYSPRWLFLFPGLTLMLGGFGLMAWLMPAERPLGHVNLGVDTLAYAAAAVLLGFQLVFFGVAAKVFAITEGLLPEDESFNRWFQYITLETGLIAGVLLLLVGIGIAVSSVVGWAHTGYGHLPPVEMMRRTLPAMLCLMLGTQVCFGSFFLSLLGLRRR; this comes from the coding sequence ATGAGCTCACAAGAAGCCGCACACACAGGTTCGTTGGAACTCACAGTTGTCATGCCTTGTTTGAACGAGGCAGAGACACTCGCCGTTTGCGTCGACAAAGCAATGGCGGCACTGCGAGAAAACAACATCGCAGGCGAAGTTGTTGTCGCGGACAATGGTTCGACCGACGGTTCGCAGCAGATCGCAACAGACCATGGTGCACGAGTAGTTAATGTACCTATCCGTGGTTATGGAGCCGCGCTGAATGCGGGCATTCTTGCTGCGGAAGGCAAGTATGTGTTGATGGCGGACGCGGACGATAGCTATAACTTTGCGCACATTCCGCGCTTTTTGGAAAAGCTTCGCAACGGTGCAGATCTTGTCATGGGCAATCGCTTCGCTGGCGGAATTGGGCCGGGTGCGATGCCACCGTTGCATAAGTACCTTGGCAATCCCGTTCTGAGCTGGATGGGACGCACGCTGTTTCATACGCCGGTTGGCGACTTCCATTGCGGTATTCGGGCCTTCAGCAAGAGCGCCTACGAATCTCTTGCACTGCGCACCACGGGCATGGAGTTTGCCAGTGAGATGGTGGTGAAGGCGTCGCTGCAGAAGCAGAACATTGTTGAAGTGCCGACGACGCTTCAGAAAGACGGACGCAGCCGTCCTCCGCACCTGAAGACGTGGCGCGATGGATGGCGTCACTTCCGCTTTCTGCTGTTGTATTCGCCGCGTTGGCTGTTCCTGTTTCCTGGTCTTACGCTGATGCTTGGCGGCTTTGGATTGATGGCTTGGTTGATGCCTGCCGAGCGCCCTCTAGGCCATGTGAACCTGGGCGTGGATACGCTGGCTTATGCCGCCGCGGCTGTGCTGCTAGGGTTCCAACTTGTGTTCTTCGGTGTTGCGGCGAAGGTATTTGCCATTACCGAAGGTCTTCTTCCAGAGGACGAAAGCTTTAATCGGTGGTTTCAGTACATCACTCTGGAAACCGGCCTGATTGCAGGCGTATTGCTACTGCTGGTCGGTATTGGAATTGCGGTCTCTTCGGTTGTCGGTTGGGCGCACACGGGCTACGGTCATCTTCCTCCAGTGGAGATGATGCGTCGCACGCTCCCTGCGATGTTGTGCCTGATGTTGGGAACGCAGGTCTGCTTCGGCAGCTTCTTCCTTAGCCTTCTTGGTCTGCGTCGCCGGTAA
- the pnp gene encoding polyribonucleotide nucleotidyltransferase produces MKQEITVELAGGKSITFETGRIAKQASGAAFVSSGDTVILATAVGAPEPKEGIDFFPLTVEYRETAYGGGRIPGGFIKREGRPSEKEILTSRQIDRPIRPLFAETYRNETQVVAFVYSADKQNDPDAIAINAASCALALSDIPFLGPIGAVRVGIVDGEFIVNPTYAEREKSLLNIMVAGTKDGITMVESGAKEVSEDKAVEAIEFAHAQIKLICAKITELAEKAGKKKRAVAEAEDLSGYYNELKGQIGEELADVLNTQKYSKTDSYAKIAEIKSRLKKALPEGDAAAAKRLGKVYELLRENIFRDQVLKDRIRPDRRSFDQVRAIDIEVGVLPRTHGSALFTRGETQALVTATLGTADDAQRLETYEGEVKKRFMLHYNFPPYSVGEVGRMTGTGRREIGHGALASRAIEAVLPDEKSSPYTLRVVSDITESNGSSSMASVCGASLSLMQAGIPLKAAVAGIAMGLVKEGDDYAVLTDIAGAEDHYGDMDFKVAGTREGITALQMDIKIMGITPQIMREALAQAKAARIFLLDKMDAVIASASEEKSRYAPQIKTLQIPTDKIRDLIGPGGKVIRGIIEATQVKIDVDDSGKVDVSSSDPDGLARAIQMISDLTAVPEPGKTYLGKVVRLAEFGAFVEIFPGTDGLLHVSEIAEHRVKDVKDELREGDQVLVKVLAIEGNRIKLSRKAVLKEQRAKLGLPEPETEQASSDRGPRPPRPAAPAPTETITLEGGDDFDEDDDLDDEGDDEGGESETEGSDASAQNGENGGAQAQRKRRRRRGGRRAPGGNSGAPRA; encoded by the coding sequence ATGAAGCAGGAGATTACCGTTGAACTTGCCGGTGGCAAGAGCATCACATTTGAAACGGGCCGTATTGCCAAGCAGGCGTCTGGCGCAGCTTTCGTAAGCAGCGGCGACACCGTCATTCTGGCAACCGCCGTTGGCGCTCCGGAGCCGAAGGAAGGTATCGACTTCTTTCCGCTGACCGTTGAGTATCGCGAAACAGCTTATGGTGGTGGCCGCATCCCCGGTGGCTTCATCAAGCGCGAAGGACGTCCTTCTGAGAAGGAAATCCTGACCTCGCGCCAGATTGATCGTCCCATCCGTCCGCTGTTCGCCGAGACCTACCGCAACGAGACCCAAGTGGTCGCGTTCGTTTACTCCGCAGATAAGCAGAATGATCCCGATGCGATTGCGATCAATGCCGCATCGTGCGCGTTGGCACTGTCGGATATTCCATTCCTCGGTCCTATCGGCGCGGTTCGCGTCGGTATCGTAGACGGCGAGTTCATCGTGAACCCGACCTACGCGGAGCGCGAGAAGAGCCTGCTGAACATCATGGTTGCCGGTACGAAAGACGGCATCACGATGGTGGAGTCGGGCGCGAAGGAAGTGTCGGAAGACAAGGCTGTCGAAGCGATCGAGTTTGCGCACGCACAGATCAAGCTCATCTGCGCAAAGATCACCGAACTGGCAGAGAAGGCCGGCAAGAAGAAGCGCGCCGTGGCGGAAGCCGAGGACCTCTCGGGTTACTACAACGAGTTGAAGGGCCAGATTGGCGAAGAACTCGCCGACGTCCTGAACACGCAGAAGTACTCCAAGACTGACAGCTATGCGAAGATTGCCGAGATTAAGTCACGTCTGAAGAAGGCTCTTCCGGAAGGCGATGCTGCCGCTGCCAAGCGTTTGGGCAAGGTCTATGAACTGCTGCGCGAAAACATCTTCCGTGACCAGGTTCTGAAGGATCGCATCCGCCCGGATCGCCGCTCGTTTGATCAGGTTCGTGCAATCGACATCGAGGTTGGCGTTCTGCCTCGTACGCACGGATCGGCATTGTTCACCCGTGGTGAGACGCAGGCACTTGTCACTGCAACGCTCGGCACCGCTGACGACGCGCAGCGCCTGGAAACCTACGAAGGCGAAGTGAAGAAGCGCTTCATGCTTCACTACAACTTCCCGCCGTATTCCGTTGGTGAGGTTGGACGTATGACCGGTACCGGTCGCCGCGAAATCGGCCACGGTGCTCTGGCATCGCGTGCGATTGAGGCAGTTCTGCCGGATGAGAAGTCCTCGCCGTACACGCTGCGTGTGGTGTCGGATATCACCGAGTCGAATGGTTCTTCGTCGATGGCTTCGGTCTGCGGCGCTTCGCTGTCGCTGATGCAGGCGGGTATTCCGCTGAAGGCTGCTGTGGCCGGTATCGCGATGGGCCTAGTCAAGGAAGGCGATGACTACGCCGTTCTGACCGATATTGCCGGTGCGGAAGATCACTATGGCGACATGGACTTCAAGGTGGCCGGAACGCGCGAAGGCATTACCGCGCTGCAGATGGACATCAAGATCATGGGCATCACCCCGCAGATCATGCGTGAGGCTCTGGCGCAGGCCAAGGCTGCTCGCATCTTCTTGCTGGACAAGATGGATGCAGTGATTGCGTCGGCTTCGGAAGAGAAGTCGCGCTACGCTCCGCAGATCAAGACGCTGCAGATTCCGACGGACAAGATTCGTGACCTGATCGGACCTGGCGGCAAGGTGATCCGCGGCATTATCGAAGCCACGCAGGTGAAGATCGATGTGGACGACAGCGGCAAGGTCGATGTCTCGTCCAGCGATCCGGACGGCCTGGCACGCGCGATCCAGATGATCAGCGACCTGACGGCAGTTCCTGAGCCTGGTAAGACCTATCTGGGCAAGGTGGTTCGTCTGGCGGAGTTCGGCGCATTTGTCGAAATCTTCCCGGGTACGGACGGCCTGCTGCACGTTTCTGAAATCGCAGAGCATCGCGTAAAGGACGTGAAGGACGAACTGCGCGAAGGCGATCAGGTTCTGGTGAAGGTGCTGGCAATTGAAGGCAACCGCATCAAGCTGAGCCGCAAGGCTGTTCTGAAGGAGCAGCGCGCGAAGCTTGGCCTGCCTGAGCCGGAAACGGAACAGGCAAGCAGCGATCGCGGACCGCGTCCGCCTCGCCCGGCAGCACCTGCTCCGACGGAGACCATCACGCTGGAAGGCGGCGATGACTTCGATGAGGATGATGACCTGGACGACGAGGGCGATGACGAGGGTGGTGAGTCCGAGACCGAAGGTTCGGATGCTTCTGCTCAGAACGGCGAAAACGGTGGTGCACAGGCACAGCGTAAGCGTCGCCGTCGTCGCGGTGGACGTCGTGCGCCCGGTGGCAACAGCGGTGCGCCTCGCGCGTAA
- the rpsO gene encoding 30S ribosomal protein S15, with translation MLATVKKNEIISKYRVHDTDTGSPEVQIAILSERIGQLTEHFKTHKKDHGSRRGLLMLVSKRRSLLDYLKKNDSDRYREVIAKLGIRK, from the coding sequence GTGTTGGCAACAGTGAAAAAGAACGAGATCATCAGCAAGTATCGTGTGCACGATACCGATACCGGCAGCCCCGAAGTGCAGATCGCTATTCTGAGCGAGCGCATCGGCCAGTTGACCGAGCATTTTAAAACGCACAAGAAGGATCATGGTTCGCGCCGCGGCCTGCTGATGCTGGTATCCAAGCGCCGCAGCCTGCTGGATTACCTGAAGAAGAACGACTCCGACCGCTACCGCGAAGTGATCGCGAAGCTCGGCATCCGTAAGTAA